In Paenibacillus sonchi, a single genomic region encodes these proteins:
- a CDS encoding M20 family metallo-hydrolase: MMKPVIQAPAAAMLELLQELAAFSAPGPGVTRLLYTPEWSGAQHFLQETMAGLGLEVHTDSVGNVFGRLNGSQPSGSVILTGSHIDTVVNGGKYDGAYGVAAAVTALHYLAETFGPPLRTLEVAAFCEEEGSRFPLAFWGSGNVTGLYDGKAADSIADPEGVTLMEAMNACGLGTGGSRIDSEESHGRGADSARREDIGMYVELHIEQGILLEQSAEQIGVVQAIAGQRRFTVKVAGTANHAGTTPMGLRRDALAGTAEMLCALERSAAEAGAPLVATAGRLEVIPGTPNVIPGEVQFTLDIRHSEAARLESFCAALAAAFGEIAARRGLALELVPTLATSPAPMNQALCGALEQICLEQGRSFRRMVSGAGHDAQLFAPKCPAAMIFVPSRAGISHSPEEYSSPEELAAGLNVLTALLYKLAYEAS, translated from the coding sequence ATGATGAAGCCGGTCATTCAAGCCCCGGCTGCGGCCATGCTGGAGCTGCTTCAGGAGCTGGCGGCATTCAGCGCCCCGGGGCCGGGGGTTACCCGGCTGCTGTACACGCCGGAGTGGAGCGGGGCACAGCATTTTTTGCAGGAGACAATGGCTGGGCTCGGGCTTGAGGTGCATACGGATTCCGTTGGCAACGTCTTTGGACGGTTGAACGGATCACAGCCTTCCGGCAGTGTCATCCTAACCGGCTCGCATATCGACACTGTTGTGAACGGCGGCAAATATGACGGAGCCTACGGAGTGGCAGCCGCTGTCACTGCGCTGCATTATTTGGCGGAGACGTTTGGACCGCCGCTGCGGACGCTGGAGGTGGCTGCGTTCTGCGAGGAGGAGGGAAGCCGCTTCCCGCTGGCCTTCTGGGGCTCGGGCAATGTAACGGGCCTCTATGACGGAAAAGCAGCAGATTCCATTGCTGATCCGGAAGGTGTTACACTCATGGAGGCAATGAATGCCTGCGGACTTGGCACCGGGGGCAGCCGGATTGACAGTGAAGAGTCTCACGGTAGAGGCGCGGATTCCGCCCGGAGAGAAGACATCGGGATGTACGTCGAGCTGCATATCGAGCAGGGCATCCTTCTGGAGCAATCGGCAGAGCAGATTGGGGTTGTCCAGGCGATTGCCGGCCAGCGGCGCTTCACCGTGAAGGTGGCGGGAACAGCGAATCATGCCGGGACAACGCCGATGGGGCTGCGCCGGGATGCGCTTGCCGGCACAGCGGAGATGCTGTGTGCGCTGGAGCGGTCCGCTGCGGAAGCGGGAGCTCCGCTCGTAGCAACCGCCGGCAGGCTGGAGGTCATCCCGGGCACGCCGAATGTGATTCCGGGCGAAGTGCAGTTTACGCTGGATATCCGCCACAGCGAGGCGGCACGGCTGGAGAGCTTCTGCGCTGCGCTCGCGGCAGCATTCGGAGAAATTGCAGCGCGGCGCGGGCTCGCGCTTGAGCTTGTGCCCACGCTGGCTACCTCCCCGGCGCCGATGAACCAGGCGCTCTGCGGGGCGCTTGAACAGATCTGCCTGGAGCAGGGGAGAAGCTTCCGCCGCATGGTGAGCGGGGCGGGGCATGATGCCCAGCTGTTTGCCCCGAAGTGCCCGGCGGCTATGATTTTTGTACCCAGCCGGGCGGGCATCAGTCATTCGCCGGAGGAATATTCTTCGCCGGAAGAGCTGGCGGCCGGGCTTAATGTGCTGACGGCGCTATTATATAAGCTTGCCTACGAGGCAAGCTGA
- a CDS encoding pyridoxal-phosphate-dependent aminotransferase family protein gives MKRYEDLSPALRCIMTPGPVEVDPRVLRAMSFPVLGQFDPEFTDIMNETMGMLRELFATGNQWAFPVDGTSRSGIEAVMVSLIAPGDRVLIPIFGRFGHLLHEIAERCGAEVFTIETAWGSVFAPEEVIAAIRSFSPDVVAMVHGETSTGRVQPLAEIGRACRGHDALLIVDAVATIGGVPVETDAWMLDAVIGGTQKCLSVPSGMAPVTYNERAEAKLMKRKQVERGLRTGGAARSELPVVGSNYFDLGMLQDYWSEQRLNHHTEMTSMLYALREGLRLVLEEGLEERHARHVLHERALAAGLAAMGLKLYGDPESKLTVVTCVLIPEGVDGESVRAMLLERFGIEIASSFGPLKGLIWRIGTMGFSCRENNVLRLLGALEAVLLRHGYAVPCGLGVQAALDVYEA, from the coding sequence ATGAAGCGGTACGAAGATTTGTCGCCGGCCCTGCGGTGCATTATGACTCCAGGGCCGGTGGAGGTCGATCCGCGTGTGCTGCGGGCGATGTCTTTTCCGGTACTCGGCCAGTTCGATCCCGAATTTACGGATATTATGAATGAGACGATGGGAATGCTGCGTGAGCTGTTTGCAACGGGGAATCAATGGGCTTTTCCCGTGGACGGCACCTCCCGCTCGGGTATCGAGGCCGTTATGGTCAGCCTGATCGCGCCCGGTGACCGGGTGCTGATTCCGATTTTTGGCCGGTTCGGGCATCTGCTGCATGAGATCGCCGAACGCTGCGGGGCCGAGGTGTTCACTATTGAGACCGCCTGGGGCAGTGTATTCGCCCCGGAGGAAGTCATTGCTGCGATACGGAGCTTTAGCCCCGATGTGGTGGCGATGGTTCATGGCGAGACCTCAACAGGCCGGGTGCAGCCGCTGGCAGAAATCGGTCGGGCGTGCCGCGGGCACGATGCGCTGCTGATCGTCGATGCTGTGGCAACCATCGGCGGTGTGCCGGTGGAAACGGATGCCTGGATGCTGGATGCCGTTATCGGCGGCACGCAGAAATGCCTGTCCGTCCCGTCAGGCATGGCGCCGGTCACCTACAACGAACGCGCCGAAGCCAAGCTGATGAAGCGTAAGCAGGTAGAGCGCGGACTGCGCACTGGCGGCGCTGCGCGCAGCGAACTGCCTGTGGTGGGCAGCAATTATTTTGATCTGGGCATGCTGCAGGATTACTGGAGTGAACAGCGGCTGAATCACCATACAGAGATGACGTCCATGCTCTACGCGCTGCGGGAAGGCCTGCGGCTTGTGCTGGAGGAAGGGCTGGAGGAACGGCATGCCCGGCATGTTCTGCACGAACGGGCGCTGGCCGCCGGACTTGCGGCAATGGGGCTGAAGCTGTATGGTGACCCGGAGAGCAAGCTGACGGTCGTGACCTGTGTGCTTATTCCGGAAGGCGTGGACGGCGAGTCGGTCCGGGCCATGCTGCTTGAGCGCTTCGGCATTGAAATCGCCAGCTCGTTTGGCCCGCTCAAGGGTCTGATCTGGCGGATCGGCACGATGGGCTTCAGCTGCCGGGAGAACAATGTGCTTCGTCTGCTGGGAGCGCTGGAGGCCGTGCTGCTGCGGCACGGTTATGCTGTTCCGTGCGGGCTTGGCGTACAGGCGGCGCTTGATGTATATGAGGCTTAA
- a CDS encoding adenine deaminase, with product MSFTRKPLADCVPELVATARGDLPATLVITGGKLVNVCSGEILEGMSVAVQGGRIAYVGKDVSHMIGEGTRVIEAAGRYIAPGLLDGHCHIESTQLTVTEFARAVLPLGTTGGFFDAHEIANVFGLKGIRLMLEEMRGTPLAAYMQVASCVPSAGPEFETTGASIGPEEVAEAYTWGEDVIALGEVMNFPGVVYGDSKMLGEIQATLRAGRVVDGHFTWPANDWRLPVYAAAGVTGDHECVTAEDVIERVRLGMYAQMRRGSAWHDVAKTITAHTEHGLDPRRMLLVTDDRSSESLRDEGHMDFVVRHAISQGVKPVTAFQMATINTAERFGVARDIGSITPGSCADIILLDGNLADVHVVMTIAAGVVVAENGIMTASLAPYAYPGEVLASVHLPQQPVAEDFVIRAPIESGSLLTRVIRVIENHVETEELILDLPVAEGRLQVGNGLCKIAVLERHKGTGNKSVGVVAGIGFHEPAAIAMTVAHDSHNVLVIGNDDGLMAQAAGAVAEAQGGVAVITETGTTLFPLAIAGLMSVEPFEMAAAKSAAVSKALYDSGCTLNYAFMTLSLLALAVIPTLRISDKGLVRISPEEGIELVSLFV from the coding sequence ATGTCATTTACAAGAAAACCGCTCGCGGACTGTGTGCCGGAGCTTGTAGCCACCGCCCGTGGCGATTTGCCCGCCACTCTGGTCATTACCGGGGGCAAGCTGGTCAATGTCTGTTCTGGTGAAATTCTGGAGGGGATGTCCGTTGCGGTACAAGGTGGACGTATCGCCTATGTTGGCAAAGATGTCTCGCACATGATCGGCGAAGGCACCCGGGTCATCGAAGCAGCCGGGAGATACATCGCTCCGGGACTGCTGGACGGACACTGCCATATTGAGAGCACGCAGCTCACCGTAACCGAATTTGCCCGGGCGGTGCTTCCGCTTGGGACAACGGGCGGATTCTTCGACGCGCATGAGATTGCCAACGTGTTCGGACTGAAGGGCATCCGGCTGATGCTGGAGGAGATGCGCGGAACACCGCTGGCTGCTTATATGCAGGTTGCCTCCTGTGTGCCTTCTGCGGGTCCGGAATTTGAAACAACCGGCGCTTCCATTGGGCCGGAGGAGGTAGCGGAGGCGTACACCTGGGGCGAGGATGTGATCGCGCTGGGCGAAGTGATGAACTTCCCCGGTGTCGTCTACGGAGACAGTAAAATGCTCGGGGAAATTCAGGCAACCCTGCGTGCCGGCCGGGTGGTGGATGGGCATTTCACCTGGCCGGCGAATGACTGGAGACTGCCTGTGTACGCCGCCGCTGGCGTGACCGGCGATCATGAGTGTGTCACAGCTGAGGATGTGATCGAGCGCGTCCGTCTGGGCATGTATGCCCAAATGCGCCGCGGCTCCGCCTGGCATGATGTGGCGAAGACGATCACCGCGCACACGGAGCATGGACTGGACCCGCGCCGGATGCTGCTCGTGACCGATGACCGCAGTTCGGAATCGCTGCGCGATGAGGGACACATGGATTTTGTGGTGCGCCATGCCATCTCGCAAGGGGTGAAGCCGGTTACCGCTTTTCAGATGGCGACGATCAACACGGCCGAGCGCTTTGGCGTTGCCCGTGATATCGGCTCGATTACTCCCGGCTCCTGTGCCGATATCATTTTACTGGATGGAAATCTGGCGGATGTGCATGTGGTGATGACCATTGCGGCAGGTGTTGTAGTTGCTGAAAATGGCATCATGACCGCTTCGCTTGCACCATATGCCTATCCCGGGGAGGTGCTGGCTTCGGTGCATTTGCCGCAGCAGCCTGTGGCGGAGGATTTTGTGATCCGTGCGCCGATTGAATCAGGCAGCCTCTTAACCCGGGTCATCCGGGTCATCGAGAACCATGTGGAGACAGAGGAGCTGATCCTGGACCTGCCGGTCGCAGAAGGCAGACTGCAAGTCGGGAATGGCCTGTGTAAAATAGCTGTCCTGGAGCGCCACAAAGGGACCGGCAACAAGTCGGTTGGTGTTGTAGCGGGAATCGGCTTCCATGAGCCTGCGGCTATCGCCATGACCGTTGCCCATGACAGCCACAATGTGCTGGTGATTGGCAATGATGACGGGCTGATGGCACAAGCGGCGGGGGCGGTTGCTGAAGCTCAGGGCGGTGTGGCTGTAATTACAGAAACCGGAACCACGCTTTTTCCGCTGGCTATTGCCGGACTGATGTCTGTAGAGCCCTTCGAAATGGCAGCAGCTAAGTCTGCGGCGGTCAGCAAAGCGCTGTATGATTCGGGCTGCACGCTGAATTATGCCTTTATGACCTTGTCCCTGCTTGCGCTGGCTGTGATCCCGACATTGCGTATTTCCGATAAAGGCCTGGTCCGCATTTCACCGGAAGAGGGGATTGAACTCGTATCCTTGTTTGTCTAA
- a CDS encoding IDEAL domain-containing protein: MMRLDTQDIVNITRKQIAAIFKIEPVELRFVNDFQGEQYLLTNDKLHLSNQHYWAKVMDCVFDSHTRPVLMCEVLYFLRSEFLESDIKLRFSYDFAEGANGAATAWAEVSFNDSPELQPEEIAELIDFALSLQDKQWFEELTAKYKQLTV, encoded by the coding sequence ATGATGAGATTAGATACGCAGGACATCGTGAATATCACCAGAAAGCAAATTGCTGCGATTTTTAAAATAGAGCCGGTTGAACTGAGATTCGTCAATGATTTTCAAGGGGAGCAGTATCTGCTCACGAATGATAAGCTGCATCTCAGCAACCAGCACTACTGGGCCAAAGTCATGGATTGTGTTTTTGACAGCCATACCCGGCCGGTTCTGATGTGCGAGGTGCTGTACTTCCTGAGGAGCGAATTTTTGGAAAGTGATATCAAGCTCCGCTTCTCTTATGATTTTGCAGAAGGCGCCAATGGTGCGGCGACGGCTTGGGCCGAGGTCAGCTTCAATGACTCGCCGGAACTGCAGCCGGAGGAAATTGCCGAATTAATCGATTTTGCACTGTCGCTGCAGGATAAGCAATGGTTCGAGGAATTAACCGCCAAATACAAGCAATTGACCGTATGA
- a CDS encoding ferrochelatase, with protein MLPGLTTDCLETLHELAVEGREHFAAGGGQPEDLFAAPCLNDNEEWLSFLAELVERNALGWI; from the coding sequence ATTCTCCCGGGCCTTACGACCGACTGTCTGGAAACCCTGCATGAGCTGGCTGTCGAAGGCCGGGAGCATTTCGCCGCAGGCGGCGGGCAGCCGGAAGACTTGTTTGCTGCACCATGCCTCAATGACAATGAGGAGTGGCTCAGCTTTTTGGCAGAGCTGGTAGAACGGAATGCCCTAGGCTGGATCTAG
- a CDS encoding FMN-binding protein, translated as MKKLISLTVSAALLLAPLAYTINAPALNLKVDAVSAASEEAPAATAKPTAKPTAKPTAKPTVKPKPTVKPTAKPTAKPTPKTTAKPAATAKATAKPTATAKPVVTAKPASTAKPTATAAPAVTVKPTATIAPAATAKPVTVKQNVYQDGVYTAYGNAYSKGTEGAKVTIKDGKITDIELLRTSPKLIDRNARENYSGVWVAYKLMKDRLLGQTRDSAAAVDAVSGATRSSNGWKLSVDRAFERALKVKPADAVYFAGDHMGVDPEGKYAVFASYDANKLTAVKLYPLNAAGDFVDEKTYTAEQTAAIAAITPVLLANGSSTQPFAGFEAESKAAIKAFWDAEQNASINNTSAYIDGFYSSYGTARSVGVERADVVIRNGRLVDVKLYRLGTNLIDRGATAYAEVVKANAPMTAKLLANGSYIANYNEKVDGISGATESSHGWNQAVERAFEKALKAPAAGRYFDGKFAGVDNASRIFMLVDVAADQVTGIKLSLFGTDGKLIADDKLTAEQKTLVEQLTAGLLDKGVQIADVTGQEALTAAARAALTDALTNASKEQGAYKDGTFTAYGDAYDKGTNKADVTLRNGKIVNVALSRVGMNMVDLGKNAYAEVQKALPQLTASFLAAGTREGVQQVDAVSGATSSSNALKAAVDRAYGKAEVVEAGKAAYFNGAFIGVSTDKTVNVMVTVKYNVPVTMAVYYLDAAGKVKAYDQLTEAEKAVKAEIENTSSGNGLHKYGYRAAAFGSNDAEKEVSAKAVEAIKAALEAAGK; from the coding sequence TTGAAAAAGCTAATTTCTTTGACTGTCAGCGCAGCTTTGCTGCTCGCGCCACTCGCGTATACGATTAATGCACCTGCCTTGAATCTAAAGGTGGATGCGGTTTCAGCGGCTTCGGAGGAGGCACCTGCGGCGACAGCGAAACCAACAGCAAAACCAACAGCAAAACCAACAGCAAAACCAACCGTGAAACCCAAACCAACCGTGAAACCAACAGCGAAGCCAACGGCGAAACCAACCCCGAAAACAACGGCTAAACCGGCGGCAACGGCCAAAGCGACCGCAAAACCAACGGCAACAGCCAAGCCCGTTGTAACAGCTAAACCTGCCTCAACAGCGAAACCAACGGCAACGGCTGCACCAGCTGTTACCGTTAAGCCAACTGCAACCATTGCACCGGCAGCGACCGCAAAACCCGTAACGGTTAAGCAGAATGTGTATCAGGACGGAGTGTATACAGCTTACGGCAATGCTTACTCCAAAGGTACCGAAGGCGCTAAGGTAACCATTAAAGATGGTAAAATCACTGACATTGAGCTGCTGAGAACCAGCCCGAAGCTTATCGACAGAAATGCCCGCGAGAATTACAGCGGCGTGTGGGTGGCCTACAAGCTGATGAAGGACAGACTGCTTGGCCAGACCAGAGACAGCGCAGCAGCAGTGGATGCGGTTTCCGGCGCAACACGCTCCAGCAATGGCTGGAAGCTGTCGGTCGACAGAGCATTTGAAAGAGCGCTTAAGGTCAAGCCGGCGGATGCTGTTTATTTTGCAGGCGACCATATGGGTGTAGATCCGGAAGGCAAATATGCTGTATTCGCCAGCTACGATGCTAATAAGCTTACTGCGGTGAAGCTGTATCCGCTGAATGCAGCCGGAGATTTCGTGGACGAAAAAACCTACACAGCAGAACAAACTGCAGCAATTGCCGCAATTACACCTGTACTGCTGGCAAACGGTTCTTCCACCCAGCCGTTTGCCGGCTTCGAAGCGGAGTCCAAGGCTGCCATCAAAGCTTTCTGGGATGCAGAACAAAACGCAAGCATCAACAACACTTCGGCGTATATTGACGGGTTCTATTCTTCCTACGGCACTGCAAGAAGCGTGGGCGTAGAAAGAGCAGATGTGGTGATCCGCAATGGCAGGCTGGTTGATGTGAAGCTGTACAGACTGGGCACCAACCTGATTGACAGAGGCGCAACCGCTTATGCTGAAGTAGTGAAGGCCAACGCTCCAATGACAGCCAAACTGCTTGCTAACGGTTCTTATATCGCTAATTATAATGAGAAGGTAGACGGAATCTCCGGCGCTACCGAAAGCAGCCACGGCTGGAATCAGGCTGTAGAGAGAGCTTTCGAGAAGGCTCTGAAGGCTCCGGCTGCCGGCCGGTACTTTGACGGCAAATTTGCCGGCGTGGACAATGCGTCCAGGATTTTCATGCTTGTTGATGTAGCAGCAGACCAGGTAACAGGCATCAAATTGAGCTTGTTCGGAACAGACGGCAAACTGATTGCAGACGATAAGCTGACTGCTGAACAGAAAACTCTGGTTGAACAGTTGACTGCCGGACTTCTTGACAAAGGCGTACAGATCGCTGACGTTACGGGTCAGGAAGCGTTGACCGCAGCGGCGAGAGCCGCACTGACAGACGCTTTGACCAATGCTTCCAAGGAGCAGGGCGCTTACAAAGACGGCACCTTCACTGCCTATGGCGATGCTTATGACAAAGGAACGAACAAAGCTGACGTTACTCTGCGCAACGGCAAAATCGTAAATGTTGCTCTGAGCCGTGTAGGCATGAATATGGTTGACCTGGGCAAAAATGCTTATGCTGAAGTGCAAAAAGCCCTTCCTCAACTGACAGCCAGCTTCCTTGCCGCCGGCACCAGAGAAGGTGTGCAGCAAGTGGATGCGGTATCCGGGGCAACCAGCAGCAGCAATGCATTGAAAGCTGCGGTGGACAGAGCATACGGCAAAGCTGAAGTTGTTGAGGCCGGCAAAGCCGCTTACTTTAACGGAGCTTTTATTGGTGTAAGCACCGACAAAACTGTAAATGTAATGGTTACTGTAAAATATAATGTTCCAGTGACCATGGCCGTGTATTATCTGGATGCAGCAGGCAAAGTAAAAGCTTACGATCAGCTGACTGAAGCTGAAAAGGCTGTAAAGGCAGAAATCGAAAATACTTCGTCGGGCAATGGCCTGCACAAGTATGGGTACCGTGCAGCGGCATTCGGCAGCAATGATGCTGAGAAGGAAGTCTCCGCCAAAGCGGTTGAAGCCATCAAAGCTGCACTGGAAGCAGCAGGAAAATAA
- a CDS encoding IS3 family transposase (programmed frameshift) encodes MEQKKFTAFEKLTILQEIKEGFIGVKAAARKFGVTKNSIMKWRRRYELYGYEGLDVRTHNRTYSEELKLQAVRDYLEGELSQSQIIYKYKIASTTQLANWIKKYNSHSNSLTANSGGTRGMTKGRITTWQERIDIVLYCLANGQDYTKAASHFKVSYQQTYSWVKKYQAGGEEALRDGRGRTKAPEELTDAERYKLAMKKLEYENERLRAEKCFSKKVRGTRKEGTLSSVRQENIYLAIQAVQQEESCSIQLLCEIAGISRSSYYKWLNRKPSRREVHNEKLMQEMLCLYEKVERIYGYRQLALHLRRQIGKPINTKRVYRLMKIQGIQSVIRRRRKKYVGSTPQQVAENVLNREFHAEAPNQKWVTDVTEFKYGNGKKAYLSAILDLYDKSIVSYVLGHSNNNALVFETFELAVQAAPQSHPLLHSDRGFQYTSLKFKEMLDETEMKQSMSRVGCCIDNGPMESFWGTLKCEKYYLDTYRTFEELQKDIDAYIHFYNNERLQAKLNGLSPIEFRTKAA; translated from the exons ATGGAACAAAAGAAGTTTACAGCGTTCGAAAAATTAACGATCCTCCAAGAAATTAAAGAGGGATTTATCGGAGTAAAGGCTGCAGCCCGAAAGTTCGGAGTAACCAAGAACTCTATTATGAAATGGCGGCGACGGTATGAGTTGTACGGTTACGAGGGGCTAGACGTTCGGACTCATAACCGTACATATTCTGAGGAGCTCAAACTCCAAGCGGTTAGGGATTATCTTGAGGGGGAATTGTCGCAAAGCCAAATCATCTACAAGTATAAGATTGCAAGCACTACCCAACTCGCCAACTGGATTAAGAAGTATAATAGTCATAGCAACAGCTTAACCGCTAATTCAGGAGGAACTAGAGGGATGACCAAAGGACGGATAACGACATGGCAGGAGCGGATCGACATTGTGCTGTACTGTCTTGCCAATGGACAAGATTATACGAAGGCGGCAAGCCATTTCAAGGTGTCCTACCAGCAAACATATAGTTGGGTGAAGAAGTACCAGGCCGGCGGAGAAGAGGCTCTGCGGGACGGCAGAGGGCGTACGAAAGCGCCGGAAGAGCTGACGGATGCAGAACGCTACAAGCTGGCCATGAAGAAGCTGGAATACGAGAACGAACGGCTCCGTGCGGAGA AATGCTTTTCTAAAAAAGTTAGAGGAACTCGAAAGGAGGGGACATTAAGTTCCGTTCGTCAAGAGAATATCTACCTGGCCATCCAGGCTGTTCAGCAAGAGGAGTCCTGCTCTATTCAGCTTTTGTGTGAGATTGCAGGCATTTCGCGGTCAAGTTATTACAAGTGGCTAAACCGCAAACCGAGCCGCCGAGAAGTCCACAACGAGAAGCTCATGCAAGAGATGCTCTGCTTGTACGAAAAGGTGGAACGCATCTATGGATACCGCCAACTGGCCCTGCATTTGCGCAGGCAGATAGGCAAACCCATTAATACGAAACGAGTGTACCGTCTCATGAAGATCCAAGGCATCCAGTCGGTCATTCGTAGAAGGCGGAAGAAGTACGTAGGCTCTACGCCTCAGCAGGTCGCAGAGAATGTGCTGAACCGTGAATTCCATGCCGAAGCGCCAAACCAAAAATGGGTTACGGATGTCACGGAATTCAAGTATGGAAACGGAAAGAAGGCATATTTGAGCGCCATATTAGACCTATACGATAAGTCCATTGTTTCCTATGTGCTAGGGCATTCCAATAATAACGCACTGGTTTTTGAGACCTTTGAGCTCGCCGTACAAGCGGCACCTCAAAGTCATCCCCTACTCCACAGCGACCGTGGGTTTCAGTATACTTCCTTGAAGTTCAAGGAGATGTTAGACGAAACAGAAATGAAGCAAAGTATGTCCCGAGTAGGCTGCTGTATTGATAATGGACCGATGGAGTCCTTCTGGGGGACACTGAAATGTGAGAAGTATTACTTGGATACCTACCGGACCTTTGAAGAGCTCCAAAAAGATATTGATGCCTACATTCACTTTTACAATAACGAGCGGTTACAGGCAAAACTAAACGGCCTTAGTCCCATTGAATTCAGGACCAAGGCCGCTTAA
- a CDS encoding IS110 family transposase: protein MDAIRERCAGLDIHQETVVVCLLSGPLEKRPRSVTETFGTTTRELLRLQEWLEQQGCTEIAMESTGVFWKPVWNILESTCTITLANPHHIRNMPGKKTDVKDAEWIAKLHRCGLIEGSFVPDEPIRDLRDLTRYLRKLKQNATQEKNRIHKILQDANIKLTTYVSDLFGVSGRALLDSMVNGEVLDVHEVRKLVHTRLKMKVPSLVEALNGRLRLHHRKMIRRHLEHLQYLESEIQTLEAEIEELVQPYMKEIELLDTVPGVSTDAAASIVAELGTDMSPFPSEAHLASWVGVCPANHESAGKKK from the coding sequence ATGGATGCCATTCGTGAACGTTGTGCCGGGTTGGATATTCATCAGGAGACAGTGGTGGTTTGTCTGCTGAGTGGCCCCCTGGAGAAGAGACCCAGGTCGGTGACCGAGACGTTTGGAACCACAACCCGTGAGCTTTTGAGATTACAGGAGTGGCTGGAGCAGCAGGGATGTACCGAGATTGCCATGGAAAGTACAGGGGTCTTTTGGAAACCCGTATGGAACATTCTGGAGAGCACCTGTACGATCACGCTGGCCAACCCGCATCATATCCGCAATATGCCCGGGAAGAAGACTGACGTCAAGGATGCCGAGTGGATCGCCAAGCTCCACCGCTGCGGCTTGATTGAGGGAAGCTTTGTCCCGGACGAGCCCATCCGCGATTTGCGTGACCTTACCCGGTATCTGCGCAAACTTAAGCAAAACGCGACGCAAGAAAAGAACCGGATTCACAAAATTCTACAAGATGCCAACATTAAACTGACTACGTATGTCTCCGATCTTTTTGGCGTTTCCGGGCGTGCGCTACTGGACTCGATGGTGAATGGCGAAGTGCTGGATGTGCATGAGGTCCGCAAGCTGGTTCATACCCGGCTGAAGATGAAGGTGCCCTCCCTTGTGGAGGCATTGAACGGCCGACTGCGCCTGCATCACCGGAAGATGATCCGGCGTCATTTGGAACATTTGCAGTATCTGGAGAGTGAAATCCAGACGTTGGAAGCTGAAATTGAGGAGCTGGTGCAACCATACATGAAGGAAATTGAACTGCTGGATACCGTTCCAGGCGTGAGCACCGATGCGGCGGCGAGCATCGTGGCGGAACTGGGTACCGACATGTCTCCTTTTCCAAGCGAAGCCCACCTGGCCTCTTGGGTGGGGGTGTGTCCAGCCAACCATGAGAGTGCCGGTAAAAAAAAGTAA